From Daucus carota subsp. sativus chromosome 6, DH1 v3.0, whole genome shotgun sequence, the proteins below share one genomic window:
- the LOC108226986 gene encoding dirigent protein 1, with the protein MAAKLALVLLVVASICSHSEASKLRTTTMTLYFQDWSAGPNATVIPITGLPGRLWSFFSFGTVFCTDDPITEGLDKASPEIARAQGIYVTSALDGSNTHVLISIVFTNSKYNGSTLEVQGASRQIDNVREVAVVAGTGKFRYARGYATFETVYLDMSLAYSVIQCNVTVKHY; encoded by the coding sequence ATGGCCGCCAAGCTCGCTTTGGTATTGCTTGTAGTCGCATCCATATGTTCTCACTCTGAAGCCTCCAAGCTCAGAACTACCACCATGACCTTATACTTCCAGGACTGGTCTGCAGGGCCAAACGCCACTGTGATCCCCATCACGGGCCTCCCCGGTCGCCTCTGGTCCTTCTTCAGCTTCGGAACAGTATTCTGCACTGACGACCCTATCACTGAAGGATTAGACAAGGCGTCCCCTGAAATTGCCAGAGCACAAGGCATATACGTGACTTCTGCATTAGATGGTTCCAACACTCATGTTCTGATCTCAATTGTTTTCACAAACAGTAAATACAACGGGAGTACATTAGAAGTGCAAGGAGCTAGCCGTCAGATTGATAACGTGAGAGAAGTCGCGGTGGTTGCAGGTACGGGGAAATTCAGATATGCAAGAGGATACGCGACGTTTGAGACTGTTTATCTGGACATGTCACTTGCATACTCAGTGATTCAGTGCAATGTTACCGTCAAGCATTACTAG
- the LOC108226218 gene encoding probable WRKY transcription factor 31: MDSSPPAETFHFAVNINRATVDHQNRPDEMDFFANNKIRDENEQSKVTDNTSDADNLRGFSPPADLDSNVNTGLHLLTTNTCSDHSVVDDGISPNAEDKRSKNEVAALQADLERTNIENRRLKDLLNQVTNNYNTLQMHLVTITQQQGQKGADQELEQFSDHQPNSKAEVARQNSSAGMVPRQFINLGLGGQISGETDRASSPERGDPSNTDNLSKEDDADPGSHNMWMGGNKVSRLNPPKSVDEATEATIRKARVSVRARSEAPMMTDGCQWRKYGQKIAKGNPCPRAYYRCTMAAGCPVRKQVQRCAEDRSILITTYEGNHNHPLPPAAMAMASTTSSAARMLLSGSMPSADGIMNPNVLARTLLPCSSSMATISASAPFPTVTLDLTQNPNPLQLQKPQNQFQLPFNNTQQNPLSGVSPAALLPQIFGQALYNQSKFSGLQMSQDMEAGTSQLGQQAPPLDHSLTDTVNALTTDPNFTAALAAAISSIFGGGSHPNGSPSSNVNVSQSTTSNNNGG, encoded by the exons ATGGACTCGTCTCCACCTGCAGAGACTTTTCATTTTGCTGTTAATATTAACCGCGCCACAGTTGATCATCAGAACAGGCCTGATGAGATGGACTTTTTCGCGAATAATAAAATTCGAGATGAGAATGAGCAGTCCAAGGTGACGGATAACACGAGTGATGCTGATAATCTTAGAGGCTTCTCTCCTCCTGCAGACTTGGATTCCAACGTCAAT ACTGGTCTGCATCTTCTTACGACGAACACGTGTAGTGATCATTCGGTAGTGGATGATGGAATATCTCCTAATGCAGAAGACAAGAGATCGAAAAATGAG GTAGCTGCACTTCAGGCAGATTTGGAACGTACCAACATTGAAAATCGTCGACTGAAGGACTTGCTGAATCAAGTGACAAACAATTACAACACGCTCCAGATGCATCTGGTGACAATCACGCAACAGCAAGGTCAGAAAGGAGCTGATCAAGAACTGGAACAATTCAGTGATCATCAGCCTAATAGCAAAGCTGAAGTAGCAAGACAGAACAGTAGTGCTGGTATGGTACCTAGACAATTCATCAATCTGGGACTAGGAGGCCAAATCAGTGGGGAGACGGATCGTGCCTCTTCACCTGAGCGCGGTGATCCAAGTAACACGGATAATTTGTCTAAAGAGGATGATGCGGATCCAGGATCACACAACATGTGGATGGGAGGGAATAAAGTGTCTAGGCTAAATCCTCCCAAAAGCGTTGATGAAGCCACAGAGGCGACAATAAGGAAAGCTAGAGTCTCGGTTAGAGCACGATCAGAAGCACCTATG ATGACGGATGGGTGTCAATGGAGAAAATATGGGCAAAAAATCGCCAAAGGAAATCCATGCCCTCGAGCTTATTACAGATGTACCATGGCTGCAGGATGCCCAGTTAGAAAGCAG GTACAAAGATGTGCTGAAGATAGAAGCATCCTCATAACAACATATGAAGGCAATCACAACCACCCTCTGCCTCCAGCCGCGATGGCAATGGCCTCCACAACATCATCAGCAGCACGAATGCTACTCTCCGGATCAATGCCAAGCGCAGATGGTATCATGAACCCCAATGTACTTGCCAGAACTCTCCTCCCCTGTTCCAGTAGCATGGCCACTATTTCCGCTTCTGCACCATTTCCAACAGTCACTCTAGACTTGACACAAAATCCAAACCCCTTGCAACTCCAAAAGCCACAAAACCAGTTCCAATTACCCTTCAACAATACGCAACAAAATCCCCTGTCAGGCGTCTCCCCTGCTGCCCTGCTTCCTCAAATATTCGGCCAAGCGTTATATaatcaatcaaaattttctGGCCTACAAATGTCTCAGGATATGGAAGCTGGCACGTCGCAATTAGGCCAGCAGGCTCCTCCACTAGACCACTCATTGACGGACACTGTCAATGCACTTACGACGGATCCAAATTTTACTGCAGCTCTAGCCGCGGCCATCTCATCCATCTTTGGTGGAGGATCTCATCCAAATGGAAGTCCTTCTAGCAATGTGAATGTGTCACAGTCAACTACCAGCAACAACAATGGAGGGTAA
- the LOC108226701 gene encoding uncharacterized protein LOC108226701 isoform X1 has product MHTNMAALPYQMISNLRPQTTLAWKLKIRVTRLWQAIDSHGDTLGIHCIFVDELGGQIHAWIPAQIMNQIQNLLTEGETYNVHNFVVRQYGAMQTDRCFDNDVFIQLYHLTEISVAEGVDYIQRHVFNFTELSAIIDDTRENKFLIDVVGILQQRQPITSYRNKYNQLKHSIHFTINDMLGSANVIFYDEMAQAFDQGVRDATQHPIIVIISSAKPRFIQGWQIGISTDVLKSKDANEGLYYLKCLPTLQMLFLLVDHFIQLM; this is encoded by the exons ATGCACACCAACATGGCTGCACTACCATACCAAATGATCTCAAACCTACGCCCTCAAACAACACTTGCATGGAAACTCAAAATCCGAGTAACGAGATTGTGGCAAGCAATCGATAGCCATGGAGATACACTAGGTATACACTGTATTTTCGTCGATGAACTG GGAGGCCAGATTCATGCATGGATTCCTGCACAAATCatgaatcaaattcagaatttactTACTGAAGGAGAAACCTATAATGTGCATAATTTTGTTGTTAGGCAATATGGTGCAATGCAAACAGATAGATGCTTTGACAATGATGTGTTCATCCAGCTTTATCATTTGACTGAGATATCGGTTGCTGAAGGTGTGGATTATATCCAACGCCATGTCTTTAACTTCACTGAACTTTCAGCTATAATTGATGATACAAGGGAAAACAAATTTCTAATTG ATGTTGTTGGAATTCTACAACAGAGGCAACCAATCACTAGCTACAGAAACAAATATAATCAGCTAAAACACAGCATTCATTTTACCATCAACGATATGCT CGGCTCTGCAAATGTAATATTCTACGATGAGATGGCACAAGCTTTTGATCAAGGAGTCCGTGATGCTACCCAACATCCTATCATTGTTATCATATCCAGTGCTAAACCTAGATTCATCCAAG GTTGGCAAATTGGCATTTCCACTGATGTTCTAAAATCAAAGGATGCAAACGAAGGCCTATACTACCTCAAATGTCTTCCAACCCTGCAGATGCTATTTCTATTAGTCGACCATTTCATTCAGCTTATGTAA
- the LOC108226701 gene encoding uncharacterized protein LOC108226701 isoform X2, with amino-acid sequence MNWQYGAMQTDRCFDNDVFIQLYHLTEISVAEGVDYIQRHVFNFTELSAIIDDTRENKFLIDVVGILQQRQPITSYRNKYNQLKHSIHFTINDMLGSANVIFYDEMAQAFDQGVRDATQHPIIVIISSAKPRFIQGWQIGISTDVLKSKDANEGLYYLKCLPTLQMLFLLVDHFIQLM; translated from the exons ATGAACTG GCAATATGGTGCAATGCAAACAGATAGATGCTTTGACAATGATGTGTTCATCCAGCTTTATCATTTGACTGAGATATCGGTTGCTGAAGGTGTGGATTATATCCAACGCCATGTCTTTAACTTCACTGAACTTTCAGCTATAATTGATGATACAAGGGAAAACAAATTTCTAATTG ATGTTGTTGGAATTCTACAACAGAGGCAACCAATCACTAGCTACAGAAACAAATATAATCAGCTAAAACACAGCATTCATTTTACCATCAACGATATGCT CGGCTCTGCAAATGTAATATTCTACGATGAGATGGCACAAGCTTTTGATCAAGGAGTCCGTGATGCTACCCAACATCCTATCATTGTTATCATATCCAGTGCTAAACCTAGATTCATCCAAG GTTGGCAAATTGGCATTTCCACTGATGTTCTAAAATCAAAGGATGCAAACGAAGGCCTATACTACCTCAAATGTCTTCCAACCCTGCAGATGCTATTTCTATTAGTCGACCATTTCATTCAGCTTATGTAA
- the LOC135147116 gene encoding protein MAIN-LIKE 1-like produces the protein MANDYCGPVDNSVLYDQANHISTTIWNGGLREKLTIRQSTSNLGEWHLHDYQVHLLRQWGFGMFVNPKSVMQNDVSLITTLVERWRPETNTFHFTFGEMTVTLEDVYMLMGLPVVGEPIRSDDDIPHRSTWLRRWHDPELTEEQRKSALDRGGVKLKFLRAQYGTCPSSTDRDMMVIYTRAYVLYLCGAILFPTKSNNVVHPRLILFLEDPSKIYGYAWGAAVLAYLYRNLQKASRKDVRSISGCTTVLMLWSRERLRPGQPLIAENTRMIWPRALAWAVAPVSAGRSKFYNVHHNIDAYRGMFDNFYLDWVRWRPYARFYRRPDAHFERALIAGIARVPLHYFEDVEYQLPERVPRQFDMPLCIPPDPPADMRGLRYTNDNPFMQVHPFYRQQYVDMWNNFVQNGVGIVEPAENEISEEAYMDWYYNITKLKIIPPSRATKNPAVYQQARDKCDVSKAMDLIITTARGMSELCLHEMPPVFHDSVLPTFVRGYDELMLETFGPTYERPDFKNVLPKRKARRTTESSSQPSGSDFFKEYEAYEHPTSSPFETTQYDVGPSAPQYDVGPSAQHDVEPSAPHFVYRPVIDFADYYNVPISRQDPIPPIEDFPTEVTIRF, from the exons atGGCGAATGATTATTGTGGCCCAGTCGATAATTCTGTGCTCTATGACCAAGCTAATCACATAAGCACAACAATCTGGAACGGGGGGTTAAGAGAAAAGCTAACAATCCGTCAGAGTACATCTAATCTCGGCGAATGgcatttacatgattatcaagTCCACTTATTGCGGCAATGGGGATTTGGGATGTTTGTAAACCCAAAGTCGGTTATGCAGAATGATGTTAGCTTGATCACAACTTTAGTGGAGCGTTGGAGACCCGAGACCAACACTTTTCACTTCACTTTCGGGGAGATGACTGTGACCCTTGAAGATGTATATATGTTGATGGGTCTACCAGTGGTTGGAGAGCCAATTAGATCCGATGATGATATTCCACATAGGAGTACATGGCTTCGAAGATGGCACGATCCAGAACTTACAGAGGAGCAAAGGAAATCTGCCTTGGACCGTGGTGGTGTGAAGTTGAAATTTTTGAGAGCGCAGTATGGTACTTGCCCTTCGAGTACAGATCGGGATATGATGGTGATATACACTCGGGCATATGTTCTCTACTTGTGTGGGGCAATACTGTTTCCTaccaagtccaacaatgtcgtCCACCCTCGATTGATCCTATTTCTAGAGGATCCGAGCAAAATTTATGGATATGCTTGGGGGGCTGCAGTTCTTGCATATCTATATAGGAATTTGCAAAAGGCTAGTAGAAAGGATGTCAGGTCCATATCCGGTTGTACAACAGTTTTGATGCTATGGTCTCGTGAGAGGTTGCGCCCGggacaacctttgatagcagaAAATACGAGGATGATATGGCCTAGGGCATTAGCATGGGCTGTTGCTCCAGTCTCTGCAGGGAGGTCAAAGTTCTACAACGTTCATCACAACATCGATGCATACAGAGGTATGTTCGATAATTTCTATTTGGATTGGGTGCGTTGGAGGCCATATGCACGTTTCTATCGGAGGCCTGATGCGCATTTCGAGAGAGCTCTAATTGCCGGCATTGCCCGTGTACCACTCCATTACTTTGAGGATGTAGAGTACCAGCTCCCAGAAAGGGTCCCAAGGCAATTCGATATGCCGTTGTGTATACCTCCAGATCCCCCTGCAGACATGAGAGGTTTGAGGTATACCAATGACAATCCTTTCATGCAAGTGCATCCATTCTACCGGCAGCAGTATGTAGACATGTGGAATAACTTCGTCCAAAATGGAGTTGGTATTGTGGAGCCAGCGGAGAATGAGATTTCGGAGGAAGCCTATATGGATTGGTACTACAATATCACGAAGCTAAAGATTATACCGCCATCGAGGGCCACGAAAAATCCGGCCGTGTACCAACAAGCCCGTGACAAATGCGACGTGTCCAAGGCGATGGATTTG ATCATCACGACTGCTCGAGGTATGAGCGAGCTCTGTCTGCATGAGATGCCCCCGGTTTTCCATGATTCCGTATTACCGACATTTGTCAGGGGTTATGACGAGCTCATGTTAGAGACTTTCGGTCCGACTTATGAGAGGCCCGACTTCAAGAATGTGCTGCCCAAAAGGAAGGCAAGAAGGACCACGGAGTCATCGAGTCAACCGTCTGGGAGTGATTTCTTCAAAGAGTACGAAGCCTATGAACATCCTACAAGTTCTCCTTTCGAGACTACACAGTATGATGTCGGGCCCAGTGCACCTCAGTATGATGTTGGGCCCAGTGCACAGCATGATGTCGAGCCTAGTGCACCTCATTTTGTTTATCGGCCGGTAATAGATTTTGCTGATTATTATAATGTACCAATTTCTCGTCAGGATCCTATTCCTCCAATCGAGGACTTCCCTACCGAGGTAACGATCCGcttttag